The window TCGACGACCTGCGCGAGGCGGGCTGGCGCGGCGAACGGTACATCTGCCGGCTCGCGGTGGCCGAGATCGCCGGGTGCCCCTGGCCGGCCGACCTCACCGCGCCCCTGCCCGGCGAGGTGCTGGAAGCCGGAGCGGCGGACCTGCACACCTTCGTAGACGGACTCACCCTGCAGGGCGCCACCTTCCCCGAGGAACTACCGCCGGCACAGGTACGCCACCTGCTGCGCCGGCGACTCGAAACGCTGGAATCCGCCGTACGAGAGGATGGTCGATGGACGCCGGGTTGATCGGATCCCTGGTCCTGTTAGCTCTGATCGACAGCACGAGCTTCGGAACACTGCTGATCCCGATCTGGATGATGCTCGCCCCCGGCCGCCTGCACGCGTCCCGGCTACTGATCTTCCTCGGCACCGTCGCCGTCTTCTACCTCGCGCTCGGCGTCGCACTGACCGCCGGTGCCGCGGCGCTGCTGGACGACATCCGACCGCTGCTCGACACCACACCGGTCCAGGTGGTGCAGCTCATCCTCGGCATCGTCCTGCTCGTCCTCGCCTTCCGCACCGGTCGGAAGAAGTCGGGATCCGAGCCGGGTCGGCTGATGCGGTGGCGTGAGCGGGCGATGACCGGCGAGGGGTCGTCGAAGGCACTGATCGCCCTGGCCCTGACCGCGGTCACCCTGGAGGCGGCGACGATGCTGCCGTACCTGGGCGCCATCGGGCTGCTGAGCGCGGCCGAACTGGCACTGCCGGTGACCGCTGCCGTACTCGCCGGATACTGCCTGGTGATGATCCTGCCGGCGCTGGTGCTGCTGGGCGCGCGGATGATCGCGGCCAACGCGGTGCAGCCCGTACTCGTCTGGGTCAACGGGTGGATGACCCGCAGCGCAGCCGAGACCACCGGGTGGATCGTCGGCATCGCCGGTTTCCTGCTGGCCTCGAACGCGGCCGGGGAACTGGGACTCTTCGACGCGATCGACACCCTCTCCGGGGCGAAGTAGGGCGGCTCAGCGGGCTATC of the Micromonospora sp. NBC_01796 genome contains:
- a CDS encoding GAP family protein, which translates into the protein MDAGLIGSLVLLALIDSTSFGTLLIPIWMMLAPGRLHASRLLIFLGTVAVFYLALGVALTAGAAALLDDIRPLLDTTPVQVVQLILGIVLLVLAFRTGRKKSGSEPGRLMRWRERAMTGEGSSKALIALALTAVTLEAATMLPYLGAIGLLSAAELALPVTAAVLAGYCLVMILPALVLLGARMIAANAVQPVLVWVNGWMTRSAAETTGWIVGIAGFLLASNAAGELGLFDAIDTLSGAK